The Humulus lupulus chromosome 3, drHumLupu1.1, whole genome shotgun sequence genome window below encodes:
- the LOC133824198 gene encoding tyrosine decarboxylase-like has product MGSLGDFEFPLNNALSNMAGEASTNPLDPEEFRRQGHMVIDFIADYYKNIEKHPVLSQVEPGYLKKRLPTSAPYYPESIETILSDVQDHIVPGITHWQSPNYFAYFPSSGSIAGFLGEMLATGFNVVGFNWMSSPAATELESIVMDWLGEMLRLPKSFLFSGNGGGVLQGTTCEAILCTLVAARDRTLKIIGSDNIGKLVVYCSDQTHCAFKKAAQIAGIHPNNFRVIPTTLSSSFSMSPEALRNTITADVEAGLVPTFLLATVGTTSTTAVDPLGPLCDVAKDYGMWVHVDAAYAGSICICPEFRHFIDGVEGANSFSFNAHKWFFTTLDCCCLWVKDPAALTQSLSTDPEYLKNKATESKQVVDYKDWQLALSRRFRSLKLWLVLRSYGVEKLRGFLRKHVKMAKLFQGSVLADDRFEVVVPRNFATVCFRISPSAITSATKSKAVLSEITNNCPRRSSIISTPKKMISVNELNNKLMDSINRSGRIYMTHSVVGGIFLLRFAVGASLTEESHVVEAWKVVKQHADAILSSHQLHHQ; this is encoded by the coding sequence ATGGGCAGCCTCGGCGACTTTGAGTTCCCCCTAAACAACGCTCTGTCAAACATGGCCGGCGAAGCAAGCACAAATCCGTTGGACCCCGAGGAGTTCCGGCGCCAAGGGCACATGGTAATCGATTTCATAGCCGATTACTACAAAAACATCGAGAAGCACCCAGTTTTGAGCCAAGTCGAACCGGGATATCTCAAAAAGCGGCTCCCCACATCAGCGCCCTACTATCCAGAATCCATTGAGACGATTCTAAGCGACGTCCAGGACCACATCGTTCCGGGCATTACCCACTGGCAGAGCCCCAACTACTTCGCATACTTCCCTTCCAGCGGCAGCATTGCGGGCTTCCTCGGAGAAATGCTCGCCACCGGCTTCAATGTCGTTGGATTCAATTGGATGTCGTCTCCGGCTGCCACGGAGCTTGAGAGCATAGTCATGGACTGGCTGGGCGAGATGTTAAGGCTCCCCAAGTCCTTTCTCTTCTCCGGAAACGGAGGCGGTGTCCTACAAGGAACCACCTGCGAGGCCATCTTGTGTACACTCGTAGCTGCCCGAGACCGAACCCTCAAAATCATTGGAAGCGACAATATTGGAAAGCTCGTCGTTTATTGTTCCGACCAAACACATTGCGCCTTCAAGAAAGCTGCCCAGATTGCCGGCATCCACCCCAACAATTTTCGAGTCATCCCCACCACGTTATCGTCTTCGTTTTCCATGTCCCCTGAGGCCTTAAGAAACACCATAACTGCCGATGTTGAGGCCGGACTCGTCCCCACGTTTTTACTCGCAACTGTCGGGACAACATCCACAACCGCTGTTGACCCACTCGGACCTTTATGTGACGTGGCAAAGGATTACGGAATGTGGGTCCACGTCGACGCCGCTTACGCCGGGAGCATCTGTATTTGCCCAGAATTCCGGCACTTCATCGACGGAGTCGAAGGAGCCAACTCTTTCAGCTTCAACGCCCATAAATGGTTCTTCACCACCTTGGATTGCTGCTGCCTTTGGGTCAAAGACCCCGCAGCATTAACGCAATCACTGTCCACTGATCCGGAGTATCTCAAGAACAAGGCCACTGAGTCTAAGCAAGTAGTCGACTATAAAGACTGGCAGCTCGCTCTCAGCCGACGATTCCGCTCCCTCAAACTATGGCTCGTACTCCGAAGCTATGGAGTCGAGAAACTACGTGGCTTTCTCCGAAAACATGTCAAGATGGCAAAGCTTTTCCAAGGATCTGTACTGGCTGACGACAGGTTTGAGGTTGTCGTTCCCAGGAATTTTGCCACTGTTTGTTTCAGAATATCGCCATCAGCAATAACTAGTGCTACTAAATCTAAAGCCGTGTTGTCCGAGATAACTAATAATTGTCCCCGAAGGAGTAGTATTATTAGTACTCCCAAAAAAATGATATCTGTGAATGAGCTCAACAACAAGCTCATGGACTCTATTAACCGCTCCGGTCGAATCTACATGACCCATTCGGTCGTCGGCGGTATCTTTCTGTTGCGTTTCGCAGTTGGTGCGAGTCTCACAGAGGAATCTCATGTTGTTGAGGCTTGGAAGGTGGTCAAGCAACATGCAGACGCCATTCTCAGTTCACACCAGCTCCATCACCAATAG